One Mycolicibacterium sp. TUM20985 genomic window, GCACAACTGGGTCCGGGTGGTGCTCAGCGCCGAGGTGGCCAACATCGCGAACGGGTTTCGGTACAACTCACAGGTCCACACCGAGTCGAAACCCGCGTCATCGGCCCATTGGGCGTACTGCGGGATGCGGGCCAACGGCGCCGTCCTGCTGGGCATCGTGATACCGAGTTTCATACCGTCAACCCCTCCATCGTCTGAGCCCGCAACGCAGGCATCACCATGCACGCGAACCGCTGATGATTCTCCATGACCACGTCATCAGTCAGATTCCCGAAGGCGGAGACGATGATCAGCCCGCCAGCGTCGGTGCGACGGAGGATCTCGAGGGTCTGCTCGGCCACCTCGTCGGGCGTTCCCCGGGGTTGCAGCTCGGCCATGAACTGCGCGAACCGGTCAAGCCCGTGCTTGGCGATGGTCCGTTCGATGTTGGCGTAGTACTCATAGCCGTGCACCAATGCCATTGCGGGATCGGCGAATCCGTAGTGTCCGATGGTCGATCGGTAGTAGTTGACCACCTGCTCGAACATCGCCGCGGCCTCACCAGGATCCTCGTGGCACGAGTTGAACAACACGACCATCGGCTTCGGCGGATCTTCGCCCTGATAGCGGCGGTAGTGCTCGGCGTAGCGCTCGAGGTCGCCAAGGGTCTGATCCCATGGCTTCTGCAGGAACAGCAAGATTCCGGCCCCGAGACGTGCCATGACTTCGGCGGACTCAGGCGAGATCGAGGACGCGAAGGTCCGACCGCGCGGCGGGGCCAGCGGCGCCGGACGCAATTGCACACCTCGAATCCGTCCGGTCTCGAACGCGTCGAGCAGTTCAGCAGCATGCGTATCGAACAGCCGCCGCGACTGCCCCATCTCCACGCCGAAACCGTCGAATTCCAGGTTGGCCAACCCCCTTCCCATGCCTAGGATCAACCGCCCACCGGAGAGGTGATCGAGCACGCAGGCATGCTCGGCGAGCCGGACCGGGTCGTGCCAGGGCAGCACCGACACCATGGTGCCGAGCCGTACTCGCTCGGTGCGGGCCGCCACCCAGGTGAGGAACTGCAGCGGGTCGGTGGACATGGAGTAGCCCGTGAAGTGGTGTTCGACGGCCCAGATCGAGTCGAAGCCCAGGCCCTCTGCGCGGTCGGCGAGCGCCATCTCGGTGCGCCACACGTCGTGATCGGGGCGGCCGTCGAGATTCTGGAAGAAGTGCCCCTGACCGATGTGCATCACCAGCTGCCGCCTGAACGTTCGTGCACGACGATGTTCAAAGACCAGCGTGGGCAACAACTCTGTCGCTTCCCCAGCTTGTGACCGATCGTTTCCATATTTTCTATACTACGGGGCTCAATATTTGTACAGTCAGGAAATGGCCGATTTCGGGAGCACTCTGGGTTCGATCCCGCAAGCAACTGGAGCGTGTTCCTGCTCTGCGCGATCTTCACGTTCGCCGTGGTCTCGGCCCTCTGGGCCACGGCCTGGCCCAAGGCAACCACTCGATGATGGACGGCTGGTACGGGTTCGCGTTCGTGGCCCCCTCGCTGATCGCCTACCTAATCGTGGGCGCCCAGTCGGTGACGGCAGCGCTGCTGCTGTTCATGGTGATGCTGCATGGCGGTCGACTGGGTTTCTACCTAGCGGCCCGCTGGCGCCGCTACGTACCGACCTACGGCGGCGACCCGCGCTATCTCGGCTTCGTGAAAGAACTGTCCCCCGGTTACTGGTGGAAGAGCTTCTTCAAGGTGATGGAACCGCAGGCCGTCGTCATCGTGCTGATCGGCTGCCCTGCGGTGTTCGGCATCCTGACCAGCCGCGGGGGCCGGCGGCGCCATCGGCGTGCTGACCTTCATCGGGCTGGTGGTGTTCGCCATCGGCTTCTACTTCGAGACGGCCGCGGACGCGCAAGTGCAGTCGTTCCTGGCACTGGACCAACGTCCGCGCTATCTCAACACCGGCGTTTGGAAATTCACCCGCCATCCCAACTACTTCGGCAACGCGCTGGTCTGGTGGGCGATCTGGCTCGTCGCGGTGGCCGGTAACCCCGACTGCTGGTGGACGGTGGCGGGGCCGGTGGTCAATACGATCATGTTGACCTCGGTCCTCGGCTCGGCGTTCCAGGACAACTACATGGGCTCGCGCCTCGAGTACCAGGAACTGATGGTCTGCACCCGACGCTTCCTGCCGATTCCCCTCTCGAACGAGGCGATCGTCCGAAACCAGACTCGGCTCGCCGAGCAGCGAGCACGGGAGACGAAAGAGAATGTCTGACACCTTTGACGCCATCATCGTCGGTGCCGGGCACCACGGCCTGACCTGTGCCGCCTACCTAGCCCGCGCCGGAAAGCGCGTCGTCGTGCTCGACCGCGAACCATGGTTCGGCGGTATGACCTACTCTCGCGAAACCGTCACCGAAGCGCCGGGGTTCCTGATGAACCCCTGCGCGGTGGATTTGTTGTTCACCAACCTCAAACCCTCCACCATTTCCGAGCTGCAGCTGGAATCCTTTGGTCTGCAACAGATCAGCCCCTACCCCTGGGGTGCCTACCTCGGCGCCGAGGGTCAATCCATCGGACTGTGGCGCTCCCTGGGCCGAACCGTCGAAGAGATCTCCCGCTACTCCAAGAAGGACGCCGCGAAGTTCGCCCAGCTATGCCAGATGTGGTGCGACTTCTGGTTCGTCGCCGCCCCTTATCTGATGGACCATCCCACCCGGCCACGCGCCAAGACCGTCGCCGAGCTCGGCTGGCGGGTGCTGCGCAAGCGCAAGAACATGGCACCGGTGGTACGCATGTTGATGGCCTCACCACACGAAGTCATCGAGAGCATGTTCGAGTCCGAGGAAGTCAAGTGACTGCTCGCGGTCTACGCCTCCGGATCCGAAGCCCCGCTTCGCGAACCCGGCTCCGGCGCAGTCCTGGGAGTGATCATGCTGCACATCGGCTGGGGCATCAAACGCCCCATCGGCGGCATGAGGGAGTTCACCAACGCATTGGTAAAGTGCCTACGGTTCCACGGGGGCGAGGCCCGCACCGACGCCACGGTCGAGGAGATCCTCATCCGCGACGGCAGCGCCACCGGAGTTCGGCTCACCACTGGCGAAATCCTGCACGCATCCCAGGTAATCGGTGCGGTCGACCCCGTCTCCCTGATGACCACACTCGTCGACTCCGCTCACGTCACCGACGAGGTCGCCGCCGAAGTCCGCAACATCCGGGTCAACGGCTGGGGCATCAACAACACCAAGATCGACGTCGCGCTATCCGAACGTCCAAAACTGTTGTGCGACCGACCCGAACTGTGGGGCAGCTACATGCTGGTGGCCGACGACAAATCGTATGTCGACCGCGCACTCGACGGCGCGATGCGCGGAGTCATCCCCCCGGAAACACCGATGTGGGCCATGATGCCCTCGGCCAGCGACCGCTCACAGGTCCCACCCGGCAGCCCAGGCGACACCATGTACCTGTTCTGCTCAGCAGTCCCCCAGACCTTCGCCGACGGCAGCGACTGGGAAGACCATCGCGCAGAATTCGGGAACCGGGCGGTACAGAAGTTCGACCAACTCGCACCCGGATTCGCCGACAACGTCATCGGCACATGGGTCAAGAGTCCGAACGAACTACGCCACCTGACCCACAAGGGCAGCTATGTCGTCGTCGACATGTCCCTCAACCAGATGGGCCCCAACCGGCCGTCGCCATCGCTGGCCGGCTACAAGACGCCCATCAACGGGCTCTGGCACACCGGCGCCGGCGCCCACCCCATGGGTGGCGTCCACGGCTGGGCCGGCCGAACCACCGCACGTACCGTACTCAAGAAACTCTGAGCCTTAACGACGTCGCATCGGGAAGTGGGATCAGGCGGAGTCGGCAAAGTCGTTCCCGATGGATGTCACGCTGCCGATGACCATGTCTGCCAACAAGTTCGCCAAGTCGGAAAGCTTGTGAGCAGAAGCGGGCCAATTGCCGACCGAATTGAGCATGTGCATGCTGGCGAAGGTCGCCGTCGTAGACTCCTGGATCGTCAAACCGGGAAACGCCGTCAGAATGCAGCGGGTCCACCGTTCGAAGTACGGACGTTCACGACGCTCGTGCCGCCGCCGAAATGTTGGAGGTAGGGAACGGTTGTCACGGATCAGGATGCTGGCCAGCTCGCGGTGCTCGATCGCAAACCGGGCGTGTTCGACTGCGAGGAAGCGCAGTTCGTCGATAGGTTCGTCGAACGTCGCCGAGCCCACACGTGTGATCAGAGCGTCCGAGGCCTCGTCGAACAACGTCGCGAGAATCTCGTCCTTACTGCTGAAGTGGCGATAGATCGCCGGTCCCGTGACTCCCGCCCGCTGGCCGATCTGGTCTACGCTCACCGAGCCAAACCCGAACTCGTGAAAGAGTTCCTGGTGAGGGGGACCCGTTTGGTGGTCCAGTCGCTATGCGACTTGGGGTTGGTGGGTCGTGGTCCACTGTAGAGCGAACTCGGCTGGAGTGCGTTCGCCGTGGGCGGAGTGCGGCCTGTTGGCGTTGTAGTCGCAGCGCCAATCTTCGATGATCACGCGAGCCTCCAGCAGCGAGTAGAAGCGCCACGAGTTGAGCAGTTCATCACGTAGCCGACCGTTGAACGATTCGATCCAGGCGTTCTGCCACGGCGAACCGGGATCGATGAAAAGCGAACCGGCACCGTTGAATCGGCACCAATCACTGACCGCGTGCGCCACGAACTCGGGACCGTTGTCGAAGCGCACGTAGTAGGGCGCCCCGTGGGCGAGGACCAGGCGATCCAAGACCTCGACGACACCGTCGGCGTCGATGGAGCGGTCGACTTCGATCGCGAGCGCTTCGCGGGTGAACTCGTCGATCACGTTCAACATCTTCATGGTGCGGCCATCGGCGGTGGTATCGAACTGAAAGTCCATCGCCCAGATCACATTCGGACGGATCGGTGACATCGCGCCCACGGCGACACCGATACCGGTCAGACGCTTCTTCTTGCGGCGTTGCGGGACCCGCAGACCCTCCTCACGCCACAGACGACGGATTCTCTTGTTGTTGACCTGCCAGCCAGCTCGGCGGGCCATCTTGGCTGCGCGCCGCCACCCCCAGCGAGGCCGGTCGGTGGAAAACCGGCGCAGCCAGGCACGTAACTCGGCCTCCTCCTCGGTGATCGGCGGTGGCGTCAGGCGCATCGTGGAGCGGTGGATGCCCACCACCGTGCACGCTCGGCGTTCGGATACCCCGAACCGGTCGCGCAGCACCTGGACGGCGCGGCGCTTGCGGTTCGGGGTTAGAAGTTTCCCGCCGAAAGGTCCTTGAGCATGTCAATGTCGAGGGCCTGGTTGGCGACCAGCTTCTTCAACCGGGAGTTCTCCGACTCGAGTTCTTTGAGCCGTTTGGCCTCGTTCGCCTTCATGCCGCCGTACTGGGCAAGCCAGCGATGCCACGTCGACTCAGCGATCTCCAGATGCCGGCACACCTCGTCGAGTGCCTGACCGCCGGCGAGGAGCTTGTGGCCCTCGGCGAGCTTGCGAATGATCTGATCCGGCGTATGCCGCCGGCGCTTGTTCGATGCCATGTCGTCGTCGATTCTTCCTGCCCGAACACTCGGGCAACAGAGTCGCACAACAACTGGACCACTACGACGGGCTCACCTCACTGGGCTGAATCCAAGATGAGACGCTCCCGATCCATCACGTGAGGATACCCGCCTACATGTCGTCCATCGCGCGTTGGCGGCCCCGCGACGAGATGGGAATCAGTCCGAGCGAGAGCTCAGCAGTGGATCATTCCTAACGGAGCAGCATGTTGCGGCACTGGGCGGAGACGCTAGAAACTGTCCAGCGAGTTCACGTCGTCCATTGTGGTCGCGATGCGGCGCACGAACTCCTCCGTAATGTCTCGGGGCTGCATCTCCGGCATGTCGGGTGCAGGGCTCAAGGTCACCGTCCACCAAGTCAGCGCGGTCAATAGTTGTTGACGGTAGTGCGTCCAGGCCTAGTCGAAACCAACTTTCGTCCGCCCGCCGCGTGCAGGTGGTCCAGGTAGTAGCGGACCAGATCCTGCTCCCAAGCCCTTCGGTCCTCCACCGTCAGCGGTCGCGATGGTGTAGGCCACGTCGCGTCCCCAATGACCACGCGATGCACATTGCCAGTCACTCAGTCCCATGTCGCCGGTCTCGACGATGTACCAGTTCTTCAGGTGGACATCGCCGTGAGGGGGACCCGTTTGGTGGTCCAGTCGCTATGCGACTTGGGGTTGGTGGGTCGTGGTCCACTGTAGAGCGAACTCGGCTGGAGTGCGTTCGCCGTGGGCGGAGTGCGGCCTGTTGGCGTTGTAGTCGCAGCGCCAATCTTCGATGATCACGCGAGCCTCCAGCAGCGAGTAGAAGCGCCACGAGTTGAGCAGTTCATCACGTAGCCGACCGTTGAACGATTCGATCCAGGCGTTCTGCCACGGCGAACCGGGATCGATGAAAAGCGAACCGGCACCGTTGAATCGGCACCAATCACTGACCGCGTGCGCCACGAACTCGGGACCGTTGTCGAAGCGCACGTAGTAGGGCGCCCCGTGGGCGAGGACCAGGCGATCCAAGACCTCGACGACACCGTCGGCGTCGATGGAGCGGTCGACTTCGATCGCGAGCGCTTCGCGGGTGAACTCGTCGATCACGTTCAACATCTTCATGGTGCGGCCATCGGCGGTGGTATCGAACTGAAAGTCCATCGCCCAGATCACATTCGGACGGATCGGTGACATCGCGCCCACGGCGACACCGATACCGGTCAGACGCTTCTTCTTGCGGCGTTGCGGGACCCGCAGACCCTCCTCACGCCACAGACGACGGATTCTCTTGTTGTTGACCTGCCAGCCAGCTCGGCGGGCCATCTTGGCTGCGCGCCGCCACCCCCAGCGAGGCCGGTCGGTGGAAAACCGGCGCAGCCAGGCACGTAACTCGGCCTCCTCCTCGGTGATCGGCGGTGGCGTCAGGCGCATCGTGGAGCGGTGGATGCCCACCACCGTGCACGCTCGGCGTTCGGATACCCCGAACCGGTCGCGCAGCACCTGGACGGCGCGGCGCTTGCGGTTCGGGGTTAGAAGTTTCCCGCCGAAAGGTCCTTGAGCATGTCAATGTCGAGGGCCTGGTTGGCGACCAGCTTCTTCAACCGGGAGTTCTCCGACTCGAGTTCTTTGAGCCGTTTGGCCTCGTTCGCCTTCATGCCGCCGTACTGGGCAAGCCAGCGATGCCACGTCGACTCAGCGATCTCCAGATGCCGGCACACCTCGTCGAGTGCCTGACCGCCGGCGAGGAGCTTGTGGCCCTCGGCGAGCTTGCGAATGATCTGATCCGGCGTATGCCGCCGGCGCTTGTTCGATGCCATGTCGTCGTCGATTCTTCCTGCCCGAACACTCGGGCAACAGAGTCGCACAACAACTGGACCACTACGACGGGCTCACCTCAGCCGTGCGCCAGCGTCGGGGGCAGGGTCTGGTGGCGCTCGACAGAAGCCAGTGTCGCGGGCCAAATGTCTGCCTTGCGCCGATAGAGGGCCGGTGGCACTAGGTGCTCTGCGTCCAGAAAGCTTTGCTCGGAACCTTCCTTCACTCGAATGCCATCGTGTTGGCGAAATACTCAGGCCAGGTGGTGAACTGAGCGAGGTGTTCCCTGATCGCCGGGCTTGCATAGCACTTGCCATGCACTTCGGCAAGCACCGCCATCTGGCTCTCGGCGAGCTGCCGAGTCATCTGCGTCTCGTGCGAGCAGAACTCGATTTCGCCTGCAGACAGATCGCCAAGAACGATCATCGAGTTGAAGGTTTGTGGATCGAGGCGGGCAAAGTAGTTCTGCGGTGCCTCGAGGTTCAGCAGCGGTCGGACGCTGTTGTAAAAGGCGGCCTCGGTGTGCGCAGCACCCGACAGGCCGAGCATGATGCGGTTGGACAGACCGTGGCTGGCTTTACAGAAGAGCGCGGTCGGCAAGCCGGCGACCTGCCCAGCGGTGTTGTATTCGACACTGATCTTGCGGCGGTTCGAAGACCCATCATCCGGCGCATCCAGCCGATGCCCGACGACTTCGGCACCTGGAATCGAGTCGCACAGTACGTCGGTCAACCAGTCATCTGTGATGGCGTCATAGGACACCGGTAGTTCCGAGCGCCGAGAGACCTTTGCCGGCCCGTTCAGCTGATCCGATTCATAGGCCGCCGCGATGCGCTCCAATGTGTTTAGTTCAGTCATGCCACCTTCTCCTTGCCATGAATCGCATCACCTGTCCACGGGAGGGCCGACAGTTCGAGTCAACGCGCGACAGTTTCCCTGAATAAAGAGACTACTGCACCAAAAATTCGGAGGCTAGAGGCTACCGGTGTCGCAACGTGCCCGACAACAGTACGTGGGGCTTGTGCAAGAGGATGTTTGGCAGCATTCCGTCGAATGTGGCGAACTGCTCGACCACCCCAGCCACCGCGCCGCTGAGATCCATGACATCAGGAGATGTACGACTCGATCAGCACGGTGAGCGACGCCCTCGACTCGGCGTCGTCAGTCAACGGGCTCGCGATGGCGGCGACGGCCGCGGTGCGAAGCGGCAGACCGTCGCGTACCAGTCTGGCGGTGGCGATCAGCGCGCGCGTCGACGCGACCTCCCGCAGGCCGGCGTCATCTAGGCGTCGGATGGCCTGACCCAGCCGGACGATGTCGTCGACGACTTCGCCGTCGAGCCCTGACTCCTGAACCAGGATCGTTCGTTCCAGGGCGGCGGGCGGGAAGTCCAGATCGATTCCGATCAAACGTTGCCGGGTAGACATCTTGAGGTCCTTGAGAACGCTCTGATACCCAGGGTTGTAGGACACGACTAGCTGAAACCCCGGTGCAGCGTGAAGTCGCAGGCCGCCAAGACGTTCGATGTTCAGCTCACGGCGATGGTCCGCTAGCGAGTGGACCGCGACGATCGCATCCTGTCGTGCTTCGACGATCTCGTCGAGATAACAGATCCCGCCCTCGCGAACCGCGCGGGTGAGTGGACCGTCCACCCACTCGGTGTTCGCGTCCTGCAACACGAAACGACCGAGCAGATCCGATGCGGTCATGTCCTCGTGACAGCACACGGTGAACAGCGGCACCCCGAGTGTCTTCGCCATGTGCTCGACCAGACGGGTCTTACCGCACCCCGTCGGTCCCTTCAGCATCACCGGAAGGCCGGACCGCCATGCGGCCGTGAAGATGCCGATCTCATCACCCACTGGCAGGTACTCGCCGGATTCCATTGCCGTTGCCTTCATCTCTTCGGTCACCGTTTCCATTCCGCTCTCACCGCTTGTCACACATAGGAATTGGACTTCCGACCCTTGGCCATCCAGTTCTGAATCTCGGCGCGGTTCCCCGCTGTGGCCAGGTCCCGTCTGCGCCCGTTGCTTCGAGTCATCTTCAGTGCGTCGAGCAGGAGAGGGCGCAGATGTCTGCGCGCGTCGTCGCTGTCGGCGATCACCCGGAACGGTACGTCCGACCAGATTTCCTCGTGGACCTCCGGTTCCGTCGACGACCTGATCGCCAGGCCGACGACGCCGATGCCCGCCAGCACCGCCTCCTGGATGGCCTGCCGGGTGTCAGCGCGCGCGTAGGTGTTCTCGTACCCGTCGTCGTAAGGCAGCCCGTCCCCGATGAGGACCAGAACCATGTTCTTGGCGAGCGCCTGTGATTGAAGGAGGTGGGTGCCGTGACGGAGCGCAGCGCCCAAACGAGTGAAGCCGGTCGGCGTGACCGCACGCAGGCGCCGTTTGGCCGCGTTGTCGAAGGCGTCGCCGAAACCCTTGATCCGCAAGAAGCGCACGAAATCCTTTCCGCGCGAATAGAATCCGTAGGCGGCCACGCGATCGCCCAGGTCATTCAAGCTCGCAGTGAGTTCGCCGGCGAGCTGCCTTTCCCGCTCGAAAATGGGTTGCCCGTCTGATTCCTCGTTCGTCGAACCGGTCGAGTCGAGTAGAACGAGTACGGACAGATCCCGCTTGGTCGACAGTGTCTGTTCATAGACCCGCGGCTCGGGGTTGTCCCCGAACCGGCGGCTTGTCACGTAGTCGACCAGTGCGGAGACGTCCAAGGAATCGCCGTCGGGCTGTCGGCGATGACGTTCGTGCTCGACCCCGACACGCGCCAGTGGCCCGCGCAGCCGCCCGGCACCGATGGCGACCTCCGGGGCGGCCGGCGAGTCAGGTTGCGGTGGGTCATATTCTGTTACGGCGCACCAATCCTGGCGGTAGGCGTTCTTGCCGCAGTCCCACTCCGGATACTTGACTCCGACGACCGGTGCGCCCTCGAACAACGCCCGTATCGCCTGCCGCACCTTGGTGCGTTTGGCCTTCGATCCGACGGGAGCGACCCGCTGGCCACCGACGGTGAGCTCGATGCCGCCGTCTCCCTCCTTGTCTTCCGAGCGGCCCATCCCGAGGATCTTCTTGATGGCGTCGGACAGCGGACTCGACAACGGGCTCGAGAACATCTCCATGATCTTCGAGCGCTCCGAGTCCGCCTCATCTTCTTCGGACAGTTCATCGTCTTGCTCGTCGGCAAGTACCTCGGAGTCGAGATCGGCGTCGGTGGGTTCCTCGCCTGCGCTGAACCCGCCGGCCCGCAGCAGCCGAATCAGCTTGAGGGTGCCCACCCACGTCGGCAGCGGAGGAACCGTCGCACCGCCAATTGCCCGCTTGAGCGATTCGTCACCGTTGCGCGTAAGCGGCCGATCGGACACGCTGCGGACCCGCCTCACGGTGGCCGGCGGCAGTACGTTGTTGGGGTCCAACGCAATACGGATGACTTCTAGCGACAGGAAGCGTTCAGCCACATTCCGGCGGTACCGGGAGAGCCGCAACAACCGGTCCTTCGACAGTGAGTCGGCAGCCAGCAGCGCCGCGTGCACCGCGACCGCGTCGCGCATGTCGTCGGCGCGCGCGTCCCGGTCGACGTAGATCGCATTACCGTCGGTATAGGCAGGTCCGCCGTCGACCCCCACCACCGGGAGCCGCCGCGACGTGATGGCCGAGGCCAAGATCGTGAACCGACTTGGCGACGCCTGCGGCGGATCAATGTCGCGTTCCATCGTCTCATTAGAACCGGCCGTGCAAACCGCCGAGTGGGCGGCCAGTCCGGACGGCCTCTCGGCCGGTGGCCGATCGATTCGCAACATCAACGAATCCCGCCGATTGACAGTCGATTCGCCGCGCCGACACTGCGGTTCGGCGCGATCATCGGTCGTGTCGTGGCGGCAGGAGATGCCGTGTCGTGGACATCCCGGCCTGCGCCACCCTTCGCGCCGCCCGTTGACGTCGGGTGGATCTTCGTTTGACCGTCACGCCTGCCTCGGCGGATTGGTCCCGGGGGCGACCATTCTCCGGATCCAAGGTGAAGTCAATCAACAGGGCGCCGAGGCGCACCGGCGTCTCGACCATCGGGCAGTGTCCGACCCGAGCCATCGACACCAGCCGTGCGTCCGGAATCCTCGACGTCAGCGACAGGGCCGACGACATCGGCAGAATCCGGTCGCGCGCGCCCCAAACCACCAGCGTCGGGCAGCGCACGTGCTCTGGTGTTGCCCGGTTCACCGCTGCCCCAGCCGATTCCACCGCGGCAATGAACCCGTGGGCCGCCATCCGCGGGATGATCTGCATGGCGAGCGGGCCGCTCAACGTACGCGGATCGTGGACGGCGACCGCGAACATCGCCGCCCGCAAGCCGGAATTTCGGGCGACGGCGACGGGCACCCACGGCTGGGAAAACGTCGTGGCGAAGGCTCGGAAGGCCGCTAGGAGCGCGCGTAGACGGTGTGGCCCGATGGCGGCGCCACCTGCGTCGACGAGAGCTAGCGCCGACACCCGATCGGGTCGGTCACACGCGGCCTGCAGTGCGACCAGCCCGCCCATCGAGTGCCCGACGAGAGTGGCCCGGGCCAGGCCCAGATGATCGAGGAGTTCGATGACGGTCGCGACGTGCTCAGCGAAGACGTCGGGGCCGCCCTGGACAGGCTCGGACTCGCCGAACCCGGGCAGGTCGATCGCGATGACCCGAGCCTGCTCCGCCATCGCCGGCAAGACGCGCAACCACCACTGCCAGCAGCCACCCAAGCCATGGACCAGCACGGTTGCCGGACCACTGCCAATATCGACGAACCGGACGCGTCGCCCGCGCACCATGGCGTCGCGGGTGTACGTCGACCAGTCCAGGGCTCTCCATTCGTGATCGGATGGCACTGGACGGGCTTCCCCATCTGTCTTGCCTGACATGCTTTATGTACCTGCTCCCGGGATCTGGCCAGGGCGGCGTTCGCGAGCATCTCCCAGTCCTTCTGAGATGGCTGCGCAGCTGGTTGACTCTTCGTCCCCAACACGGGACCTTGATTTGTGAGCCTGCGCGTTCCATAATATCAGCGCGGCTGCTCCCGGTCAATCTCCTGCTGACGAAAGCACTTTGCGACCTCGAGTTGCACGGCTTGAGCGTCAGGCCACGCCCGCACAGGGACGGAACATGG contains:
- a CDS encoding LLM class flavin-dependent oxidoreductase, whose amino-acid sequence is MHIGQGHFFQNLDGRPDHDVWRTEMALADRAEGLGFDSIWAVEHHFTGYSMSTDPLQFLTWVAARTERVRLGTMVSVLPWHDPVRLAEHACVLDHLSGGRLILGMGRGLANLEFDGFGVEMGQSRRLFDTHAAELLDAFETGRIRGVQLRPAPLAPPRGRTFASSISPESAEVMARLGAGILLFLQKPWDQTLGDLERYAEHYRRYQGEDPPKPMVVLFNSCHEDPGEAAAMFEQVVNYYRSTIGHYGFADPAMALVHGYEYYANIERTIAKHGLDRFAQFMAELQPRGTPDEVAEQTLEILRRTDAGGLIIVSAFGNLTDDVVMENHQRFACMVMPALRAQTMEGLTV
- a CDS encoding DUF1295 domain-containing protein, whose translation is MLTFIGLVVFAIGFYFETAADAQVQSFLALDQRPRYLNTGVWKFTRHPNYFGNALVWWAIWLVAVAGNPDCWWTVAGPVVNTIMLTSVLGSAFQDNYMGSRLEYQELMVCTRRFLPIPLSNEAIVRNQTRLAEQRARETKENV
- a CDS encoding phytoene desaturase family protein, which produces MSDTFDAIIVGAGHHGLTCAAYLARAGKRVVVLDREPWFGGMTYSRETVTEAPGFLMNPCAVDLLFTNLKPSTISELQLESFGLQQISPYPWGAYLGAEGQSIGLWRSLGRTVEEISRYSKKDAAKFAQLCQMWCDFWFVAAPYLMDHPTRPRAKTVAELGWRVLRKRKNMAPVVRMLMASPHEVIESMFESEEVK
- a CDS encoding phytoene desaturase family protein — its product is MLHIGWGIKRPIGGMREFTNALVKCLRFHGGEARTDATVEEILIRDGSATGVRLTTGEILHASQVIGAVDPVSLMTTLVDSAHVTDEVAAEVRNIRVNGWGINNTKIDVALSERPKLLCDRPELWGSYMLVADDKSYVDRALDGAMRGVIPPETPMWAMMPSASDRSQVPPGSPGDTMYLFCSAVPQTFADGSDWEDHRAEFGNRAVQKFDQLAPGFADNVIGTWVKSPNELRHLTHKGSYVVVDMSLNQMGPNRPSPSLAGYKTPINGLWHTGAGAHPMGGVHGWAGRTTARTVLKKL
- a CDS encoding TetR/AcrR family transcriptional regulator is translated as MSVDQIGQRAGVTGPAIYRHFSSKDEILATLFDEASDALITRVGSATFDEPIDELRFLAVEHARFAIEHRELASILIRDNRSLPPTFRRRHERRERPYFERWTRCILTAFPGLTIQESTTATFASMHMLNSVGNWPASAHKLSDLANLLADMVIGSVTSIGNDFADSA
- a CDS encoding IS3 family transposase (programmed frameshift), producing the protein MASNKRRRHTPDQIIRKLAEGHKLLAGGQALDEVCRHLEIAESTWHRWLAQYGGMKANEAKRLKELESENSRLKKLVANQALDIDMLKDLFGGKLLTPNRKRRAVQVLRDRFGVSERRACTVVGIHRSTMRLTPPPITEEEAELRAWLRRFSTDRPRWGWRRAAKMARRAGWQVNNKRIRRLWREEGLRVPQRRKKKRLTGIGVAVGAMSPIRPNVIWAMDFQFDTTADGRTMKMLNVIDEFTREALAIEVDRSIDADGVVEVLDRLVLAHGAPYYVRFDNGPEFVAHAVSDWCRFNGAGSLFIDPGSPWQNAWIESFNGRLRDELLNSWRFYSLLEARVIIEDWRCDYNANRPHSAHGERTPAEFALQWTTTHQPQVA
- a CDS encoding CbbQ/NirQ/NorQ/GpvN family protein, whose protein sequence is METVTEEMKATAMESGEYLPVGDEIGIFTAAWRSGLPVMLKGPTGCGKTRLVEHMAKTLGVPLFTVCCHEDMTASDLLGRFVLQDANTEWVDGPLTRAVREGGICYLDEIVEARQDAIVAVHSLADHRRELNIERLGGLRLHAAPGFQLVVSYNPGYQSVLKDLKMSTRQRLIGIDLDFPPAALERTILVQESGLDGEVVDDIVRLGQAIRRLDDAGLREVASTRALIATARLVRDGLPLRTAAVAAIASPLTDDAESRASLTVLIESYIS
- a CDS encoding nitric oxide reductase activation protein NorD, producing the protein MLRIDRPPAERPSGLAAHSAVCTAGSNETMERDIDPPQASPSRFTILASAITSRRLPVVGVDGGPAYTDGNAIYVDRDARADDMRDAVAVHAALLAADSLSKDRLLRLSRYRRNVAERFLSLEVIRIALDPNNVLPPATVRRVRSVSDRPLTRNGDESLKRAIGGATVPPLPTWVGTLKLIRLLRAGGFSAGEEPTDADLDSEVLADEQDDELSEEDEADSERSKIMEMFSSPLSSPLSDAIKKILGMGRSEDKEGDGGIELTVGGQRVAPVGSKAKRTKVRQAIRALFEGAPVVGVKYPEWDCGKNAYRQDWCAVTEYDPPQPDSPAAPEVAIGAGRLRGPLARVGVEHERHRRQPDGDSLDVSALVDYVTSRRFGDNPEPRVYEQTLSTKRDLSVLVLLDSTGSTNEESDGQPIFERERQLAGELTASLNDLGDRVAAYGFYSRGKDFVRFLRIKGFGDAFDNAAKRRLRAVTPTGFTRLGAALRHGTHLLQSQALAKNMVLVLIGDGLPYDDGYENTYARADTRQAIQEAVLAGIGVVGLAIRSSTEPEVHEEIWSDVPFRVIADSDDARRHLRPLLLDALKMTRSNGRRRDLATAGNRAEIQNWMAKGRKSNSYV
- a CDS encoding alpha/beta fold hydrolase, translated to MPSDHEWRALDWSTYTRDAMVRGRRVRFVDIGSGPATVLVHGLGGCWQWWLRVLPAMAEQARVIAIDLPGFGESEPVQGGPDVFAEHVATVIELLDHLGLARATLVGHSMGGLVALQAACDRPDRVSALALVDAGGAAIGPHRLRALLAAFRAFATTFSQPWVPVAVARNSGLRAAMFAVAVHDPRTLSGPLAMQIIPRMAAHGFIAAVESAGAAVNRATPEHVRCPTLVVWGARDRILPMSSALSLTSRIPDARLVSMARVGHCPMVETPVRLGALLIDFTLDPENGRPRDQSAEAGVTVKRRSTRRQRAARRVAQAGMSTTRHLLPPRHDR